Proteins co-encoded in one Nicotiana sylvestris chromosome 7, ASM39365v2, whole genome shotgun sequence genomic window:
- the LOC104244191 gene encoding probable WRKY transcription factor 26 isoform X2, protein MASSGGNMNTFMNSFTSNYSFSSFSDLLSDNDNNNNNMRNNNSSMNQEKNSLNWGFSDQRMHQQNKDEVPKFKSFPPCSLPMISSSSPASPSSYLAFPPSLSPSVLLDSPVLFNNSNTLPSPTTGSFGNLNSKEDDSRISDFSFQSRAATSSSMFQSSAPRNSLEDLMTRQQHANQQNEFSTAKTTGVKSEVVPIQSFSQEKMQSNPAPVHYTQPSQYVREQKAEDGYNWRKYGQKQVKGSENPRSYYKCTFPNCPTKKKVERNLDGHITEIVYKGNHNHPKPQSTRRSSSQSIQNLAYSNLDITNQPNAFLDNAQRDSFAGTDNSSASFGDEDIDQGSPVSKSGEDDGNEPEAKRWKGDNENEVISSASRTVREPRIVVQTTSDIDILDDGYRWRKYGQKVVKGNPNPRSYYKCTFTGCPVRKHVERASHDLRAVITTYEGKHNHDVPAARGSGSYAMNKPPSGNSNNSMPVVPRPSMLANNSNQGMNFNDTFFNTRVQTTQNQPPITLQMLQSSGSSSYSGFDTSSGSYMNQMQSMSNIKPITKEEPKDDFFSSFLN, encoded by the exons ATGGCTTCTTCAGGTGGAAATATGAATACTTTTATGAATTCTTTTACTAGCAACTATTCTTTTTCATCTTTTAGTGACCTTCTTTCtgataatgataataataataataatatgagGAATAATAACAGTTCTATGAACCAAGAAAAGAATTCATTGAATTGGGGGTTCAGTGATCAAAGAATGCATCAAcaaaacaaagatgaagttcCAAAGTTTAAGTCATTTCCACCTTGTTCTTTGCCAATGATTTCATCTTCATCACCAGCTTCTCCTTCTTCTTATCTTGCTTTTCCTCCTTCTTTAAGTCCATCTGTACTTTTGGACTCACCAGTTTTGTTTAACAATTCCAAT ACTCTTCCATCTCCAACTACAGGGAGTTTTGGTAATTTGAATTCAAAGGAGGATGACTCAAGGATTTCTGATTTCTCTTTCCAAAGTAGGGCTGCTACTTCATCATCAATGTTTCAGTCTTCTGCTCCAAGAAACTCATTG GAAGACTTAATGACAAGGCAACAACATGCCAACCAGCAAAATGAATTCTCCACTGCAAAAACTACAGGGGTGAAATCAGAAGTGGTTCCAATTCAAAGCTTCTCCCAGGAGAAGATGCAGAGTAATCCAGCTCCAGTACATTACACTCAACCATCTCAATATGTTAGAGAACAGAAAGCAGAAGATGGATACAATTGGAGGAAATATGGGCAGAAGCAAGTGAAAGGAAGCGAGAATCCGAGAAGCTATTACAAGTGCACATTCCCTAACTGTCCTACAAAGAAGAAGGTTGAAAGGAATTTGGATGGACACATTACTGAGATAGTTTATAAGGGGAACCATAATCATCCAAAGCCTCAGTCCACTAGAAGATCGTCTTCACAGTCGATTCAAAACCTTGCTTACTCCAACTTGGATATAACAAATCAGCCAAACGCGTTTCTTGATAATGCTCAAAGAGATTCCTTTGCTGGGACAGACAATTCTTCGGCTTCTTTTGGTGACGAGGACATTGATCAAGGGTCTCCTGTCAGCAAGTCAGGAGAAGATGATGGAAATGAACCTGAGGCAAAGAGATG GAAGGGTGACAATGAAAACGAGGTCATATCATCTGCAAGTAGAACAGTAAGAGAACCTAGAATTGTAGTTCAAACCACAAGCGACATTGATATTCTTGATGATGGTTATAGATGGagaaaatatggacaaaaagttGTAAAAGGCAATCCAAATCCAAG GAGCTACTACAAATGCACATTTACTGGCTGTCCAGTTAGGAAGCACGTGGAACGAGCTTCTCATGATCTGAGGGCGGTGATCACAACTTATGAAGGAAAACACAACCATGATGTTCCTGCAGCACGTGGTAGTGGAAGCTACGCTATGAATAAACCTCCATCAggcaacagcaacaacagcatGCCTGTCGTTCCAAGGCCTTCGATGTTGGCTAACAACTCTAACCAAGGAATGAATTTTAACGACACATTTTTCAACACAAGGGTACAAACAACACAGAACCAACCACCCATCACCCTGCAGATGTTACAGAGCTCTGGAAGTTCAAGTTATTCAGGATTTGATACCTCGTCGGGATCTTACATGAACCAAATGCAGTCCATGAGCAACATCAAGCCGATAACCAAAGAAGAACCTAAAGATGATTTCTTCAGCTCTTTCCTTAACTGA
- the LOC104244191 gene encoding probable WRKY transcription factor 26 isoform X1 codes for MASSGGNMNTFMNSFTSNYSFSSFSDLLSDNDNNNNNMRNNNSSMNQEKNSLNWGFSDQRMHQQNKDEVPKFKSFPPCSLPMISSSSPASPSSYLAFPPSLSPSVLLDSPVLFNNSNQTLPSPTTGSFGNLNSKEDDSRISDFSFQSRAATSSSMFQSSAPRNSLEDLMTRQQHANQQNEFSTAKTTGVKSEVVPIQSFSQEKMQSNPAPVHYTQPSQYVREQKAEDGYNWRKYGQKQVKGSENPRSYYKCTFPNCPTKKKVERNLDGHITEIVYKGNHNHPKPQSTRRSSSQSIQNLAYSNLDITNQPNAFLDNAQRDSFAGTDNSSASFGDEDIDQGSPVSKSGEDDGNEPEAKRWKGDNENEVISSASRTVREPRIVVQTTSDIDILDDGYRWRKYGQKVVKGNPNPRSYYKCTFTGCPVRKHVERASHDLRAVITTYEGKHNHDVPAARGSGSYAMNKPPSGNSNNSMPVVPRPSMLANNSNQGMNFNDTFFNTRVQTTQNQPPITLQMLQSSGSSSYSGFDTSSGSYMNQMQSMSNIKPITKEEPKDDFFSSFLN; via the exons ATGGCTTCTTCAGGTGGAAATATGAATACTTTTATGAATTCTTTTACTAGCAACTATTCTTTTTCATCTTTTAGTGACCTTCTTTCtgataatgataataataataataatatgagGAATAATAACAGTTCTATGAACCAAGAAAAGAATTCATTGAATTGGGGGTTCAGTGATCAAAGAATGCATCAAcaaaacaaagatgaagttcCAAAGTTTAAGTCATTTCCACCTTGTTCTTTGCCAATGATTTCATCTTCATCACCAGCTTCTCCTTCTTCTTATCTTGCTTTTCCTCCTTCTTTAAGTCCATCTGTACTTTTGGACTCACCAGTTTTGTTTAACAATTCCAAT CAGACTCTTCCATCTCCAACTACAGGGAGTTTTGGTAATTTGAATTCAAAGGAGGATGACTCAAGGATTTCTGATTTCTCTTTCCAAAGTAGGGCTGCTACTTCATCATCAATGTTTCAGTCTTCTGCTCCAAGAAACTCATTG GAAGACTTAATGACAAGGCAACAACATGCCAACCAGCAAAATGAATTCTCCACTGCAAAAACTACAGGGGTGAAATCAGAAGTGGTTCCAATTCAAAGCTTCTCCCAGGAGAAGATGCAGAGTAATCCAGCTCCAGTACATTACACTCAACCATCTCAATATGTTAGAGAACAGAAAGCAGAAGATGGATACAATTGGAGGAAATATGGGCAGAAGCAAGTGAAAGGAAGCGAGAATCCGAGAAGCTATTACAAGTGCACATTCCCTAACTGTCCTACAAAGAAGAAGGTTGAAAGGAATTTGGATGGACACATTACTGAGATAGTTTATAAGGGGAACCATAATCATCCAAAGCCTCAGTCCACTAGAAGATCGTCTTCACAGTCGATTCAAAACCTTGCTTACTCCAACTTGGATATAACAAATCAGCCAAACGCGTTTCTTGATAATGCTCAAAGAGATTCCTTTGCTGGGACAGACAATTCTTCGGCTTCTTTTGGTGACGAGGACATTGATCAAGGGTCTCCTGTCAGCAAGTCAGGAGAAGATGATGGAAATGAACCTGAGGCAAAGAGATG GAAGGGTGACAATGAAAACGAGGTCATATCATCTGCAAGTAGAACAGTAAGAGAACCTAGAATTGTAGTTCAAACCACAAGCGACATTGATATTCTTGATGATGGTTATAGATGGagaaaatatggacaaaaagttGTAAAAGGCAATCCAAATCCAAG GAGCTACTACAAATGCACATTTACTGGCTGTCCAGTTAGGAAGCACGTGGAACGAGCTTCTCATGATCTGAGGGCGGTGATCACAACTTATGAAGGAAAACACAACCATGATGTTCCTGCAGCACGTGGTAGTGGAAGCTACGCTATGAATAAACCTCCATCAggcaacagcaacaacagcatGCCTGTCGTTCCAAGGCCTTCGATGTTGGCTAACAACTCTAACCAAGGAATGAATTTTAACGACACATTTTTCAACACAAGGGTACAAACAACACAGAACCAACCACCCATCACCCTGCAGATGTTACAGAGCTCTGGAAGTTCAAGTTATTCAGGATTTGATACCTCGTCGGGATCTTACATGAACCAAATGCAGTCCATGAGCAACATCAAGCCGATAACCAAAGAAGAACCTAAAGATGATTTCTTCAGCTCTTTCCTTAACTGA
- the LOC104244190 gene encoding CASP-like protein 4B1, which yields MSDPNDQKATVGAPIPIAPPAAGDTENQTPAAGTGVGHIIRKWKREDLLKRGSLGLRCIALLFSLLAFIIMASNKHGDWKDFDRYEEYRYVLAIAILSTLYTGLQVMRQVHELSTSKEAFSRQNLALLEFFGDQLMAYLLLSAASSAVPLTNKMRENNDNIFTDSSASAISMEFIAFLALAVSAMIAGYKLSNQTYI from the exons ATGTCAGATCCAAACGATCAAAAGGCAACAGTTGGTGCACCAATACCAATTGCACCTCCGGCCGCCGGAGATACGGAGAACCAGACGCCGGCAGCCGGAACCGGTGTGGGACACATCATCAGGAAATGGAAAAGAGAAGATTTGCTGAAGAGGGGTTCTTTGGGTTTGCGTTGTATTGCTTTGCTTTTCTCATTACTTGCATTCATTATCATGGCAAGCAATAAACAtggtgattggaaagattttGATAGATATGAAGAATATAG GTATGTGCTAGCTATAGCAATTCTGTCCACATTGTATACAGGGTTGCAAGTAATGAGACAAGTGCATGAACTTTCAACTAGCAAGGAAGCCTTTTCGCGGCAGAATTTAGCTTTGCTAGAATTTTTTGGTGATCAG TTGATGGCATACTTATTACTATCAGCTGCATCATCTGCTGTGCCACTGACAAATAAGATGAGAGAAAACAATGACAACATATTCACAGATTCTTCAGCTTCAGCAATTAGCATGGAGTTCATTGCATTTCTAGCTCTGGCAGTTTCCGCTATGATTGCTGGatataaactttcaaaccaaacCTACATCTGA